One Cryobacterium psychrophilum DNA segment encodes these proteins:
- a CDS encoding glutamine synthetase family protein → MDKQRDFVLRTIEERGIKFVRLWFTDVVGTLKSVAIAPAEVEGAFNEGLGFDGSAIEGLTRSFEADVLAHPDPTTFQILPWRGEVDPTARMFCDITTPDGQPAVADPRNVLKRTLAKAADRGFTFYTHPEIEFYLLKSSKYGKNGPTPVDSAGYFDNVPGGTAHDFRRRSVRMLEDLGISVEFSHHEAGPGQNEIDLRYADALTTADNIMTFRTVVKEVAIEQGVYATFMPKPMSEHPGSGMHTHMSLFEGDTNAFYEAGAQYQLSKIGRQFIAGLLKHAPEITAVTNQFVNSYKRLWGGDEAPSFVCWGHNNRSALIRVPLYKPNKGQSARVEYRAIDSAANPYLAYSLMLAAGLKGIEEGYELPAEAEDNVWSLSDTERRALGYTQLPASLDHAIQFMEDSELVAETLGEQVFNFVLLNKRKEWKDYRSQVTPFELRKNLEML, encoded by the coding sequence ATGGACAAGCAGCGCGATTTCGTTCTCCGTACCATCGAGGAGCGAGGAATCAAGTTCGTTCGACTATGGTTCACCGACGTCGTTGGCACCCTGAAGTCGGTGGCCATCGCACCCGCCGAGGTTGAGGGCGCCTTCAACGAGGGCCTGGGTTTTGACGGCTCCGCCATCGAGGGTCTCACCCGGTCGTTCGAAGCGGATGTGCTCGCTCACCCGGACCCCACCACGTTCCAGATCCTGCCGTGGCGCGGGGAAGTCGACCCGACCGCACGCATGTTCTGCGACATCACGACGCCCGACGGCCAGCCCGCCGTCGCCGATCCGCGCAACGTGCTCAAGCGCACCCTCGCGAAAGCGGCCGATCGTGGCTTCACCTTCTACACGCACCCCGAGATTGAGTTCTACCTGCTCAAGTCCTCAAAGTACGGAAAGAACGGTCCCACACCAGTCGATTCTGCCGGATACTTCGACAATGTTCCCGGCGGCACGGCCCACGACTTCCGCCGTCGGTCCGTGCGCATGCTCGAAGACCTCGGCATCTCCGTGGAATTCAGCCACCACGAGGCCGGCCCCGGCCAGAACGAGATCGACCTGCGGTATGCCGACGCGCTGACCACGGCCGACAACATCATGACCTTCCGCACCGTCGTGAAGGAGGTGGCCATCGAGCAGGGCGTCTACGCGACGTTCATGCCCAAGCCAATGTCCGAGCACCCCGGTTCCGGAATGCACACCCATATGTCGCTTTTCGAGGGCGACACGAACGCTTTCTACGAGGCCGGAGCCCAATACCAGCTCTCCAAGATCGGTCGTCAATTCATTGCCGGGCTGCTCAAGCACGCCCCGGAAATCACCGCCGTCACAAACCAGTTTGTGAACTCCTACAAGCGACTCTGGGGCGGCGACGAAGCCCCGAGTTTCGTGTGCTGGGGTCACAACAACCGGTCAGCCCTCATCCGTGTTCCGCTCTACAAGCCGAACAAGGGACAGAGCGCCCGGGTCGAATACCGTGCGATCGACTCCGCGGCCAACCCCTACCTCGCGTACTCGCTCATGCTCGCTGCCGGCCTCAAGGGCATTGAAGAGGGCTACGAGCTGCCGGCGGAGGCCGAAGATAACGTGTGGAGCCTCAGCGACACCGAGCGGCGTGCGCTCGGCTACACACAGTTGCCCGCCAGCCTCGACCATGCCATCCAGTTCATGGAGGACTCCGAACTGGTAGCGGAAACGCTCGGGGAGCAGGTCTTCAACTTCGTTCTGCTGAACAAGCGGAAGGAATGGAAGGACTACCGGTCCCAGGTCACCCCGTTCGAGCTGCGCAAAAACCTCGAAATGCTCTAG
- a CDS encoding SPOR domain-containing protein, with product MINLMAEDTENQYWYNMRTGAVEKGVQSPSLDRVGPFATHDEATHALEKLRANSAKWSEDDARDAR from the coding sequence ATGATCAACCTTATGGCCGAGGACACCGAAAACCAGTACTGGTACAACATGCGCACCGGGGCCGTCGAGAAGGGGGTCCAATCGCCCTCCCTCGACAGGGTCGGACCGTTTGCCACTCACGACGAGGCGACCCACGCCCTCGAGAAGCTGCGCGCGAACAGCGCGAAGTGGTCAGAGGACGACGCGCGGGACGCCCGCTGA
- the panB gene encoding 3-methyl-2-oxobutanoate hydroxymethyltransferase produces the protein MSESTAPDSTAPDSSLPAPEQHPYGHAPDGPKRVRTRHFHNAKREGIPITGLTSYDMLTAQIFDQAGIDFLLVGDSAGNNVFGYETTLPVTVDELIPLTRAVARAVTRALVVADMPFGSYESGADQALSTAVRFMKEAQAHAVKLEGGVRSHKQIKRIVSAGIPVMGHVGFTPQSEHGLGGHIIQGRGDAAKNLIDDALAVQEAGAFAVVLEMVPGSVAAQVTAALEIPTIGVGAGPSVDGQLLVWTDFAGMTEGRVPRFVRQYANLRQVLTDAVHNFRDDVNSGAYPAPEHNYE, from the coding sequence ATGTCAGAATCGACCGCGCCAGACTCAACTGCGCCAGACTCGTCACTCCCCGCGCCCGAACAGCACCCGTATGGGCATGCCCCCGACGGCCCCAAACGGGTTCGCACCCGTCATTTCCACAATGCCAAGCGTGAGGGGATCCCGATCACGGGGCTTACGAGCTATGACATGCTCACGGCCCAGATATTCGATCAGGCTGGCATTGATTTTCTGCTCGTGGGTGATTCGGCGGGCAATAACGTCTTCGGCTACGAGACCACCCTTCCGGTGACCGTTGACGAACTCATTCCGCTCACGCGCGCCGTGGCCAGGGCGGTGACGCGTGCGCTGGTGGTCGCCGACATGCCGTTCGGCTCCTATGAGAGCGGCGCCGACCAGGCGCTCTCCACGGCCGTGCGCTTCATGAAAGAGGCGCAGGCTCACGCCGTGAAACTTGAGGGCGGCGTTCGAAGTCACAAGCAGATCAAACGCATCGTCTCGGCCGGCATCCCAGTGATGGGCCACGTGGGTTTCACACCGCAGAGCGAACACGGCCTCGGCGGCCACATCATCCAGGGGCGCGGCGACGCCGCGAAGAACCTGATCGACGACGCCCTCGCGGTGCAGGAGGCGGGCGCCTTCGCCGTCGTGCTCGAAATGGTACCGGGGTCCGTGGCCGCACAGGTGACGGCGGCGCTCGAAATCCCGACAATCGGCGTTGGTGCCGGGCCGTCGGTGGACGGACAGCTGCTCGTCTGGACAGATTTCGCCGGCATGACCGAGGGCCGGGTCCCCCGCTTCGTGCGGCAATACGCGAATCTGCGTCAGGTGCTCACGGATGCCGTCCACAATTTTCGCGATGACGTCAACTCGGGCGCGTACCCCGCCCCTGAGCACAACTACGAGTAG
- the ppgK gene encoding polyphosphate--glucose phosphotransferase, giving the protein MSSTTAIGIDIGGTGIKGAIVDLATGALLSDRVKLPTPKGGRPQDIIDTTKQLLAQVSNGTDDLPVGICFPAVIKNGHTMSAANVSDKWIGLAAEALFEKTLKLPIHFVNDADAAGYAEAQFGAARNVPGVVLLTTLGTGIGTALLNDGVLVPNTELGHLQIDGKDYETKAAYSAKERDGLSWDKWASRLQKYYSTLEMLFSPDLFIVGGGVSKHHEHFLPLLQLKTRIIPAVHRNNAGILGAAALAVKFQD; this is encoded by the coding sequence ATGAGCTCAACGACGGCCATCGGCATCGACATCGGCGGAACCGGCATCAAAGGGGCCATCGTCGATCTGGCGACCGGTGCCCTCTTGTCAGACCGGGTCAAATTGCCCACGCCCAAGGGCGGACGCCCCCAAGACATCATCGACACCACCAAGCAGCTGCTGGCGCAGGTGTCGAACGGAACAGATGACCTGCCGGTCGGGATCTGCTTCCCCGCCGTTATCAAGAATGGTCACACGATGTCGGCGGCAAACGTGTCCGACAAGTGGATCGGACTGGCCGCTGAGGCGCTCTTCGAAAAGACGCTCAAGCTCCCGATTCACTTCGTCAACGACGCGGATGCTGCCGGTTATGCCGAAGCCCAATTCGGTGCGGCCCGCAACGTGCCCGGCGTTGTTCTCCTGACCACACTCGGCACCGGAATCGGTACGGCGCTGCTCAATGACGGGGTTCTCGTGCCCAACACGGAACTCGGGCACCTGCAGATCGACGGCAAGGACTACGAGACCAAGGCGGCGTATTCAGCGAAGGAACGCGACGGTCTGAGCTGGGACAAGTGGGCGTCGCGCCTGCAGAAGTACTACTCCACGCTCGAGATGCTCTTCTCCCCCGACCTGTTCATCGTCGGAGGCGGGGTCTCCAAGCACCATGAGCATTTCCTGCCGCTCCTGCAGCTGAAGACGCGGATTATTCCGGCCGTGCACCGTAACAACGCCGGCATCCTCGGAGCCGCCGCGCTCGCGGTGAAATTCCAGGACTAG
- the map gene encoding type I methionyl aminopeptidase, translating to MPKDSTGHLVPGSVSSMRSVPSHIARPEYVGKKAPTPFTGSDVYSTEQIALIRESGLIAARAIEAVGRAIRPGVTTEELDAIGHEYIIAHDAYPSTLGYRGYPKSLCSSVNEVICHGIPDDTVLENGDIVNIDITAFKNGMHGDTNVTFVVGEASEAVTLLVDRTREALNRGIKAVAPGRQVNVIGRAIESYAKRFNYGVVRDYTGHGVGAAFHSGLIIPHYDAPQYDTVMEVGMVFTIEPMLTLGGSADWDMWNDDWTVLTKDRSITAQFEHTLVVTERGAEILTLP from the coding sequence ATGCCTAAGGATTCAACCGGTCACCTCGTCCCTGGAAGCGTGTCGTCGATGCGCTCCGTCCCCTCCCACATTGCGCGCCCCGAATACGTGGGCAAGAAGGCTCCGACCCCCTTCACCGGGTCAGATGTCTACTCGACCGAGCAGATCGCACTCATCCGCGAATCCGGCCTGATCGCGGCCCGCGCCATCGAGGCCGTGGGAAGGGCCATCCGCCCCGGTGTCACAACGGAAGAACTCGACGCCATCGGGCACGAGTACATCATTGCCCACGATGCGTATCCCTCGACACTCGGCTACCGCGGGTACCCGAAGTCCCTCTGCAGCTCGGTGAACGAGGTCATCTGCCATGGTATCCCCGACGACACCGTGCTCGAGAACGGTGACATCGTCAACATCGACATCACCGCTTTCAAGAACGGTATGCACGGTGACACCAACGTCACGTTCGTTGTTGGCGAAGCGAGCGAGGCAGTGACCCTGCTGGTCGACCGCACCCGTGAGGCCCTCAATCGCGGAATCAAGGCGGTCGCACCCGGACGCCAGGTCAACGTCATCGGCCGGGCCATCGAGTCTTACGCCAAGCGCTTCAACTACGGCGTCGTTCGCGACTACACCGGCCACGGCGTGGGTGCGGCATTCCACTCCGGCCTGATCATCCCCCACTACGACGCTCCCCAGTACGACACCGTCATGGAGGTGGGCATGGTCTTCACGATCGAGCCGATGCTGACCCTCGGCGGATCCGCCGACTGGGACATGTGGAACGATGACTGGACCGTTCTCACCAAGGACCGCAGTATCACGGCCCAGTTCGAGCACACGCTCGTGGTGACCGAGCGTGGCGCCGAGATCCTCACTCTCCCGTAA